The genomic segment CGCGATTCTGGCTTGGCTGTGGGCCCGGCGCGCGTGGGGCCGTCGCGCAGGCTTCTACGCCGCGCTGGGCGTACTCACATCCATCGGCATCTTCCTCTTCACCAGGTTTTCGATCCCCGAGGCGCTGCTGAGCTTTCTGCTGATGTTTGCGCTCTACAGCTTCATCACAGGATTCGAGAGCTACAGGCCGATGCGCTTTTACGGCATGTGGGCGGCGTTGGCGCTGGCTACGCTGACGAAGGGACTGATCGCCCCTGTCTTCTTTGTGGCTGCGGCTGTCCCCGTTCTGATGCTCAGCGGACTGTGGCGCCGCTGGCGCAGCATGAAGCCGTTCACGGGCGCGCTGTTGTTCCTGTTGATCGCGGCGCCCTGGCATGTGCTCGCGGGCTTGGCGAATCCTGACCAAGGGAACCCGGTGGGCAATCATCCCACGCCCGGCAATGTGCACGGCTTCTGGTACTTCTACTTCCTCAACGAGCACGTGTTCCGCTTCCTGGGCACGCGGTTCCCGCACGATTACAACCGCATGCCGGTGATCTGGTACTGGCTCGGCCATCTCGTGTGGCTCTTCCCCTGGAGTCTGTTTCTGCCGGCGTTGCTTGTGGCAGCGTGGCGGACGCGCAAGAACTGGATGCAGCACCTGCGCCGCGATGCCGGCCAGACGGTGGACTTCTATCTTGATCACGCCGAACGGGAAGATGTGGCCAGCTATGTCGCGCGGCTCAAATTCCGCGTGCGCTCGGCATGGCTGCTGGGGTGCTACTCCGCCTTCGTGTTGCTCTTCTTTTCGCTCTCCACCAATCAGGAGTACTACACGTTTCCAGCGTGGCCTGCGCTGCTCATTCTGACCGCGGCCATTGTTGCGGCAACCGAAGAGCGGCGCGGATCCGACGAAGGCAAGCCGCTCCTGAGCACCCGGTGGCTGACAGGCGGGCAGGCGGTGTTCGCCATGGCGGGCGTGGCGGCGGCAGCAGCGTTGTCGTGGGGCCTGTGGGAGTCGCGCAATTTGCCCTACGTATCTGATATCGGCACCCTGCTCGCGCACCGCGATGTGGGTAACTACACGCTCGCCACGTCGCACTTCTTCGACCTGACCGGACCTTCGTTCGCTGCGCTGCGGCTACCGGCAATCATCGCCGCCATTACGTTGCTCGTGGGTCCGGCGGTGAGCTGGTTCCTCCGTTTGCGGCGCAAGCATGTAGCCGCAACAACAGTGCTGGCGGTGACGAGCGCATTGTTTCTCGTCGCGGCGCACATCGCGTTCGCGCGGTTCGATCCCATGCTGAGCTCGAAGCAACTGGCCGACGTGATTGTGCAGAAGGCCTCCCCGTCCGATTCCTTCATCATCTACGGCGACCAATCGGACGCCTCGTCAGTCGTGTTCTACACGCACAATTTCCTACGTAAGCCGGCATATGTAGTCATGCAGCCATGCTCGCCCAACGGCCAGGGTTCATCGCTGGTGTGGGGATCGTGCTGGCCTGACGCGCCGAAGATCTTCCTGAACGACGCGCAAGTGCAGCAGATGTGGGGCACCGGCGCGCGCAAGTGGATCTTCGCCCAGGACGCGAACCAGCCCAAGGTGGAGCAGCTGCTGCAAGGAAAGCTATATCCGGTTAAGTCAATCGCCGACAAAGCGCTCTGGACGGATAGACCGCTGTAGTGGTCCGGATTTGTGCTCACGAAACAGAAGATAGTCGTGCCAGTAGCCATCAGCCGGTAGCCTTTAGCTGATCCAGTCAGCTACGGGCTACCGGCTACGAGCTTGGAGCATGAGTCGTCTGGTTAATGCATCGATTTTTCAGGATCCACGTGATGAAACGTCACCTTGCGGAACAACCATCCAACGATCGCGGCAAAGCCGGCGACGATCGCGCAGCCCAGGAAGATCTCAGTAAATGAGATGAGCAGCGCCTGTTGCATGACCAGGCTGTAGATGGACGCGAGCGCGAGCGGCTTCCCGTTGGCCCATCCGAAGTGCATCCCAAAGTATCCCGTGAAGCTGTGCAGGTGCTGCTGCAGAGCAGGATCGGACGGATGAAGCGAATCGACCAACCGCGCCTGGTGGAATGTCGTTCGGCGTACTAACTCCGTAGAGGCGATAGCGATTCCGACCGATCCGCCAATGTTGCGCAGCAGGTTAAAAATGCCTGTCGCGTTCCCCATTTCTTCATTGCTTACAGTCGAAGTGCACATGTTGCCGATGGGCACAAATAGAAAGCTCATGCCGAAGCCCGTGGCGACGATAGGAATGAGCAGCGTGTAAGGCCCAATGCCGAGATTCAGCGAAGACAGCGCCAGCGAAGACAGACTGAAGATAACGAACCCGATGAAGAGCAGCCAGCGATTGTCGAAGCGCTGCGACAACAGCCCAACCATAGGCAAGCCACACATCGAGCCGAGACCGCGCGGCGCCACAATGATGCCCGCAGTGAGCGCAGTGTAGCCGAGGAGTTCCTGGTAGAAGAGCGGCACCATTGCGACCTGGATGTAGAGCACGAATCCGAGCAGGAAAATGAGAATGCACCCAATGCCGAAATTCCAGTTACGCGTGATGATGTGCAGGTCAACCAGTGGAGCCCGCGCGCGCCACGAGTGCACCACAAACCACACGAAGGACACGGCGAGAGTGACGGCCGCCCAGCGCACCCATGTGGAACTGAACCAGTCGACCTCCTGGCCTTTATCGAGGATGATCTGCAGGCAGCCCGTCCAAAGGCAGAGCAGTCCGAAACCGAGATTGTCGAAGGGCCCAGCTTTGGCGTTCTTGATGTAATGCGGATCATGCACAAAGCGGCTGATCATGAAGATCGCCAGCAAGCCAACCGGAATGTTGATGTAGAACGCGTAGCGCCATGAGTATGCGTCGGTGAGCCAGCCGCCCAGCGTTGGACCCAGAACCGGCGCAACCACCACACCGAATCCATATACCGCCATGGCAGCCCCGCGCTTTTTCGGCGGGAAGCTTTCCAGCAGGATGGCCTGTGCGGTGGGCTGCAGCGCTCCGCCGCCTATGCCCTGCAGCACGCGCGCGATGAGTAGAAAAGCGAGCGACGGCGCCGCGCCGCACATGAACGACGAAACGATGAACAACACCACGCACGTAAGCAGAAACCGCTTGCGTCCGAAGCGCAGGCCGAACCAGTTGCTGGCCGGAAGAACCACCGCATTCGCAATCAGGTATGTGGTGAGAACCCACGTGGCCTCGGAGTTCGACG from the Occallatibacter riparius genome contains:
- a CDS encoding ArnT family glycosyltransferase, whose translation is MNRDSDTQSRTQGRPSTFAAWVLLALIFLSVQFGSLFTPPLLDDVDASHAQAAQRMAETGDLVTLYVNGVRYLEKAPLPYWLAAGFFKIFGQNVFAAHLANSLAVLGCAILAWLWARRAWGRRAGFYAALGVLTSIGIFLFTRFSIPEALLSFLLMFALYSFITGFESYRPMRFYGMWAALALATLTKGLIAPVFFVAAAVPVLMLSGLWRRWRSMKPFTGALLFLLIAAPWHVLAGLANPDQGNPVGNHPTPGNVHGFWYFYFLNEHVFRFLGTRFPHDYNRMPVIWYWLGHLVWLFPWSLFLPALLVAAWRTRKNWMQHLRRDAGQTVDFYLDHAEREDVASYVARLKFRVRSAWLLGCYSAFVLLFFSLSTNQEYYTFPAWPALLILTAAIVAATEERRGSDEGKPLLSTRWLTGGQAVFAMAGVAAAAALSWGLWESRNLPYVSDIGTLLAHRDVGNYTLATSHFFDLTGPSFAALRLPAIIAAITLLVGPAVSWFLRLRRKHVAATTVLAVTSALFLVAAHIAFARFDPMLSSKQLADVIVQKASPSDSFIIYGDQSDASSVVFYTHNFLRKPAYVVMQPCSPNGQGSSLVWGSCWPDAPKIFLNDAQVQQMWGTGARKWIFAQDANQPKVEQLLQGKLYPVKSIADKALWTDRPL
- a CDS encoding DHA2 family efflux MFS transporter permease subunit, with translation MASVLEPPQLTSEISATPPPPPRKPASIDGFPQVNPWIVAISVMLATFMEVLDTSIASVALPNIAGSMGASNSEATWVLTTYLIANAVVLPASNWFGLRFGRKRFLLTCVVLFIVSSFMCGAAPSLAFLLIARVLQGIGGGALQPTAQAILLESFPPKKRGAAMAVYGFGVVVAPVLGPTLGGWLTDAYSWRYAFYINIPVGLLAIFMISRFVHDPHYIKNAKAGPFDNLGFGLLCLWTGCLQIILDKGQEVDWFSSTWVRWAAVTLAVSFVWFVVHSWRARAPLVDLHIITRNWNFGIGCILIFLLGFVLYIQVAMVPLFYQELLGYTALTAGIIVAPRGLGSMCGLPMVGLLSQRFDNRWLLFIGFVIFSLSSLALSSLNLGIGPYTLLIPIVATGFGMSFLFVPIGNMCTSTVSNEEMGNATGIFNLLRNIGGSVGIAIASTELVRRTTFHQARLVDSLHPSDPALQQHLHSFTGYFGMHFGWANGKPLALASIYSLVMQQALLISFTEIFLGCAIVAGFAAIVGWLFRKVTFHHVDPEKSMH